The window CCCACGGCTGCAACCGATTTGCTGCCCAACCTCCCGATCCAGATGATATCAACCATGCTGTAGGTCATCTGGATAAAGCTGACAGCCATTAATGGCATTGCCAGAATAATGAGCTGGCGGAATATAGTTCCCCGAGTGAAATCCCGAATCACAGGCCTATCAAGTTTATCGGTTGTCACCATTAGTTTGAAAAAAAGGAGTAACTATTTAATAGCTACTCCTTTTAGAGCGGAAGACGGGACTCAAACCCGCGACCCTCAGCTTGGAAGGCTAATGCTCTATCAACTGAGCTACTTCCGCGATCTTTATTGTGTGTGGGCAGTGATGGATTCGAACCACCGAAGGCGTAAGCCAGCTGAGTTACAGTCAGCCCCATTTGGCCACTCTGGTAACTGCCCTGAATTCGGGAGACAAAGATAATAAAATTATTTGTATTTTTCGTTAAGCGCAACCATTTTTAATAGAGTAATTGCAGCTTCATCTCCCTTGTTTCCGTGCCTGCCGCCCGATCGGGCTTTAGCCTGCTCCAACGTATTGGTTGTCAGTAATCCAAAAATTACTGGAATGTTGTAGCGAATGTTGAGTTCGGTAACCCCCTGCGTGACGCTGTCGCATACAAATGTGAAGTGAGGGGTCTCTCCCTGGATAACGCAGCCGATCACAATCACAC of the Petrimonas mucosa genome contains:
- the ribH gene encoding 6,7-dimethyl-8-ribityllumazine synthase, with protein sequence MATELHNLSSYDHGSVPSGEGKRIGIVVSEWNRPVTGNLLEGTVQTLLKFGVNEKDIVVEYVPGSFELTFGAKKLIEKADIDGVIVIGCVIQGETPHFTFVCDSVTQGVTELNIRYNIPVIFGLLTTNTLEQAKARSGGRHGNKGDEAAITLLKMVALNEKYK